Proteins found in one Crassostrea angulata isolate pt1a10 chromosome 3, ASM2561291v2, whole genome shotgun sequence genomic segment:
- the LOC128175141 gene encoding uncharacterized protein LOC128175141, with amino-acid sequence MASSSVNEEEGTRLSENILKFSRDSVQFGFLRLGKYCNASDSYSFTNATCNIRCIKDERDGVALVRNFDDVFSRGVEVLKKLKSGDGTALKQHDKNAVKILNAFLKEKELHEKSLKKVLDRNQRDGESSSPNSSREIEMTVALAEHLLGQLSPGQLYVIDSSFKSNGKCSCGEDHCKSSPKYGSNGIGHEEVWHGSVDIILGSDEGITPESSISSTVELVVTTEDEDEYESDEAQYTTPIKKIKDDTHLEDSDVSPGGRMKQTAIRAVNQSVAETFVFAMIQEACYPNFQNHLIPNIAIDSQSGHFRILMYDAKNDVFLCSVLVPIFNGSRLHMTSVIILWMVLHYRIFCSGIQDDPNKLKQVKCQFKEKVAEKWEIYSRSLKFCVSRFPPVKKDSDFFPTNEMLYFGYKF; translated from the exons ATGGCATCGTCTTCAGTGAACGAAGAAGAGGGGACACGTCTCTCTGAGAATATTTTGAAGTTCTCAAGAGACTCCGTTCAATTTGGGTTTTTGAGacttggaaaatattgtaatgcCAGTGACAGTTATTCGTTTACGAATGCAACGTGCAACATTCGTTGTATAAAGGACGAAAGAGACGGTGTTGCGTTAGTTAGAAACTTTGACGACGTGTTCAGTCGTGGAGTAGAAGTATTGAAGAAGCTAAAGAGTGGGGATGGGACTGCCTTGAAACAACACGACAAAAATGctgttaaaattttgaatgccTTTCTAAAAGAAAAAG aaTTACATGAAAAAAGCCTGAAAAAAGTTTTGGATCGGAATCAGAGAGATGGAGAGAGTTCCAGTCCAAATAGTAGCAGAGAAATTGAGATGACAGTTGCACTTGCAGAACATTTGCTAGGACAACTCTCACCAGGGCAGTTGTATGTTATTGACTCAAGTTTTAAAAGCAACGGAAAATGTAGCTGTGGTGAGGATCATTGCAAATCAAGTCCAAAATATGGAAGCAATGGGAtag GTCATGAAGAAGTTTGGCATGGGTCTGTTGACATAATTTTGGGGTCTGATGAGGGCATCACTCCAGAGAGCAGTATATCATCAACAGTTGAATTAGTCGTAACCACTGAAGATGAAGATGAATATGAATCGGATGAAGCCCAATATACAACACCAATTAAGAAGATAAAAGATG acACCCATTTGGAAGATTCTGATGTATCACCTGGTGGAAGAATGAAGCAGACGGCTATAAGAGCGGTGAACCAATCTGTGGCAGAAACATTTGTCTTTGCAATGATTCAAGAAGCGTGTTATCCAAATTTTCAGAATCATTTAATACCCAATATTGCGATTGACTCTCAAAGTGGCCATTTTAGAATTTTGATGTATGATgcaaaaaatgatgtttttctCTGTAGTGTGCTGGTGCCAATCTTTAATGGCAGCCGTCTACACATGACATCTGTGATCATTCTTTGGATGGTCCTCCATTATAGGATATTTTGTTCAGGAATTCAGGATGACCCAAATAAGCTTAAGCAAGTTAAATGCCAGTTCAAAGAAAAGGTTGCAGAAAAATGGGAGATCTATTCAAGGTCATTGAAGTTCTGTGTGAGTAGATTTCCACCAGTAAAAAAAGATTCAGATTTCTTTCCTACAAATGAGATGTTATATTTTGGCTATAAGTTTTAA